The Candidatus Arthromitus sp. SFB-mouse-Japan genome includes a region encoding these proteins:
- a CDS encoding DUF2442 domain-containing protein yields MNNIPMWVVTKVEPTPDYRLILNFSDGSTRIFDFNPLLDTKIFEPLKNPVLFSKAKIECGTVVWNDDLDISPEHLYENSTIIDSPNHTYNQFIYDFIQQRKSNNMTQHDLATACNLPQSAIARIENKSSSPQLNTLLKIIDILGCELKIIPKSSKKEQD; encoded by the coding sequence ATGAACAATATACCCATGTGGGTTGTTACAAAAGTAGAACCTACACCTGATTACAGGCTAATACTTAATTTTTCTGACGGATCAACAAGAATTTTTGATTTTAATCCTCTATTAGATACAAAAATATTTGAACCTCTAAAAAACCCCGTGCTATTTTCTAAAGCCAAAATAGAGTGTGGTACTGTCGTGTGGAACGACGATTTAGATATATCTCCAGAACACTTATATGAAAACAGCACTATAATAGACTCTCCAAACCATACATACAACCAATTTATCTACGATTTTATCCAACAAAGAAAATCAAATAATATGACTCAACATGATCTAGCCACTGCTTGTAATTTACCTCAATCAGCTATAGCCCGAATCGAAAACAAAAGTTCTTCCCCACAATTAAACACTCTACTCAAAATAATAGATATTTTAGGATGTGAATTAAAAATAATACCTAAATCCTCTAAAAAAGAACAAGATTAA
- a CDS encoding DUF4160 domain-containing protein has protein sequence MPVISSFYGIIIRMNWNEHNPPHLHAEYQNYKAVFNFDGKLTDGEMSTRHQKLIVAWIEIHQDELIANWSLMREGDYFKIDPLR, from the coding sequence ATGCCAGTCATATCATCATTTTACGGAATAATCATACGCATGAACTGGAATGAACACAATCCGCCGCATTTACACGCTGAGTATCAAAATTATAAAGCTGTATTTAACTTTGATGGTAAATTAACTGATGGAGAAATGAGCACCAGGCATCAAAAACTTATTGTCGCGTGGATTGAGATACACCAAGATGAACTCATAGCAAATTGGAGCTTAATGAGAGAAGGAGATTATTTTAAAATAGATCCACTACGATAG
- a CDS encoding phage portal protein, which produces MDKRIVELDIARWRTSLKRKIMIDGERYYRGDHDILRRKRTVIGDNGDLKEVDNLPNNRIVDNQYKKMVNQKVDYLLAKPLTLECDNKKYLSLLKTIFNKRFQRILKNVAEDALNCGLGFLFVYYDDLGELNFKRFKPYEVIPHWLDDEHTKLDYLIRCFSVEIFENNMYRLVDKVEVYSSNGIDYYEYTNGNLKPVEPYHNNYFTRVVDGVENHYTWDKIPVISFKYNHKEIPLIKMVKTLQDGLNLIESNFQNQMEEDARNTILILKNYDGENLGEFRRNLATYGAIKVRTESGADGGGVDALQVEINADNYRTLLDVFKKAIIENAMGYDAKDERLSGTPNQMNILSMYSDIELDANSMETEFQASLEELLWFVNVHFGLKGLGNYDSSIVDIIFNRDILISESDVIDNCVKSIGILSNETILSQHPWISDVDLELRRLDEQKQMELDSFGFGETPEDE; this is translated from the coding sequence TTGGACAAAAGAATTGTAGAGCTTGATATAGCAAGGTGGAGGACAAGTCTTAAACGTAAGATAATGATTGATGGAGAAAGGTATTATAGAGGAGATCATGATATTTTAAGGCGTAAGAGGACTGTCATAGGGGATAACGGAGATCTTAAAGAAGTTGATAATCTACCTAATAACCGTATTGTAGATAATCAGTATAAAAAGATGGTTAACCAGAAGGTTGATTATTTACTTGCCAAGCCTTTAACTCTTGAATGTGACAATAAAAAATATTTAAGTTTGCTTAAAACAATTTTTAATAAACGATTTCAAAGGATTTTGAAAAATGTTGCCGAAGATGCCCTTAATTGTGGTCTAGGTTTTTTATTTGTCTATTATGATGATCTTGGAGAGCTTAATTTTAAGAGATTTAAGCCCTATGAGGTTATACCGCATTGGTTAGATGACGAGCATACTAAATTAGACTATTTAATTAGGTGTTTTAGCGTCGAGATTTTTGAAAATAATATGTATCGTTTAGTTGATAAAGTGGAAGTGTATTCTTCTAACGGGATTGATTATTATGAATATACAAATGGTAATTTAAAACCCGTTGAACCTTATCATAATAATTATTTTACACGAGTTGTAGATGGCGTGGAAAATCATTATACGTGGGATAAGATACCTGTCATATCTTTTAAATATAATCATAAAGAAATACCTCTTATTAAAATGGTCAAAACCCTTCAAGATGGGCTTAATCTCATCGAATCTAATTTTCAAAATCAGATGGAAGAGGACGCAAGAAATACAATCCTGATACTTAAAAATTATGATGGTGAAAATCTAGGAGAGTTTAGACGCAACTTAGCTACTTACGGAGCTATTAAGGTTAGGACTGAGTCTGGAGCTGATGGTGGTGGAGTTGATGCCTTGCAGGTTGAAATCAATGCAGATAATTATAGGACACTCTTAGATGTGTTTAAGAAAGCCATTATTGAGAATGCTATGGGTTATGATGCTAAAGATGAAAGACTCTCAGGTACTCCTAATCAGATGAATATTTTATCTATGTATTCGGATATTGAATTAGATGCGAACTCTATGGAAACTGAGTTCCAAGCCTCTCTTGAAGAATTATTGTGGTTTGTTAATGTGCATTTTGGACTTAAGGGATTAGGTAATTACGATAGCAGTATAGTTGATATTATTTTTAATCGAGATATTTTAATATCTGAGAGCGATGTAATTGATAATTGTGTTAAATCGATAGGTATTTTATCCAATGAAACTATATTATCTCAACATCCTTGGATATCTGATGTTGATTTAGAGCTTAGGAGACTTGATGAGCAAAAACAGATGGAGTTAGATTCTTTTGGATTTGGAGAAACTCCTGAGGATGAATAA
- a CDS encoding minor capsid protein: MNNYWKDRFLSLEKASHKIGVETYKEIEIAFDRAQREIEKEIESWYGRFAKNNNIDMVEAKRILNTKELKELKWDVNEYIAKGRENAINQKWMKELENASARFHINRLEALKLRMQQSAELAFGNQLDLVDGLVHKVFTENYYRSIFEIQKGFNVGFKVSEIDDNLLNKIISKPWAKDGKTFSERIWGSKDKLINELHADLTQNVLLGKPPKDLINNLVKKFNTTKANASRLVMTELAFFHTVSQRDAFKELGSEQYTILAVLDNKTSLVCQDFDGKVFDTKDMSIGINAPPFHPNCRSVILPYYDDDYEIGERIVSGDDGKSVYYVPEDMNYKEWHAKYVDGVSVKGVKPPEKNYKTISISDLTRFQDLSNLCFKAFMESEKDTLRFYTDDGYSVINASLQSGDISDDIWDKVKNIDDSIERFELSEDIIVYRGTKMDYYKDVKVGDIIDAKVFYSTSFLEYIAQDFADQLNNPVMLEIKVPSGTKSLYIGYNSSVGDEAELLLSRHLKYRVLKMELGRLFLEVEE; the protein is encoded by the coding sequence ATGAATAATTATTGGAAAGATAGATTTCTTTCCTTAGAAAAAGCATCCCATAAAATAGGTGTTGAAACTTATAAAGAGATAGAAATTGCATTTGATAGAGCTCAAAGAGAGATAGAAAAAGAGATTGAATCCTGGTATGGTAGATTTGCTAAAAATAATAATATCGATATGGTTGAGGCCAAGAGAATCCTAAATACAAAAGAGCTTAAAGAACTTAAGTGGGATGTTAATGAGTACATAGCAAAGGGACGAGAAAATGCAATTAATCAGAAATGGATGAAAGAACTAGAAAACGCATCTGCTAGATTTCATATAAATCGACTTGAAGCTTTAAAACTTAGGATGCAACAATCTGCTGAATTAGCTTTTGGCAATCAACTAGATTTAGTTGATGGCTTAGTTCATAAGGTATTTACAGAGAATTATTACCGGAGTATATTTGAAATCCAAAAAGGGTTCAATGTAGGTTTTAAGGTTTCTGAGATTGATGATAATTTACTCAATAAAATAATATCTAAACCTTGGGCTAAAGATGGTAAAACTTTTTCTGAGAGAATATGGGGATCTAAGGATAAATTAATTAATGAGCTGCATGCTGATTTAACTCAGAATGTTTTATTAGGCAAACCACCTAAGGATCTTATAAATAATCTTGTTAAAAAATTTAATACAACTAAAGCTAACGCTAGCAGGTTGGTGATGACCGAGCTAGCGTTTTTTCATACAGTTTCGCAGAGGGATGCCTTTAAGGAGCTTGGTTCTGAGCAATATACGATACTAGCAGTACTTGATAATAAAACATCCTTAGTTTGTCAAGATTTTGATGGTAAGGTATTTGATACAAAGGATATGTCTATTGGTATAAATGCACCTCCTTTCCATCCTAATTGCAGGAGTGTAATCTTACCTTATTATGATGACGATTACGAGATTGGTGAGAGAATAGTAAGTGGTGATGATGGTAAGTCAGTGTATTACGTGCCAGAAGATATGAATTATAAGGAATGGCATGCTAAATATGTTGATGGAGTTAGCGTTAAAGGAGTAAAGCCTCCTGAGAAGAATTATAAGACAATCTCTATTAGTGATTTAACTAGGTTCCAGGATTTAAGTAATTTGTGTTTCAAAGCGTTTATGGAAAGTGAAAAGGATACTTTACGATTTTATACAGATGATGGTTATAGTGTTATAAATGCCTCGCTTCAAAGTGGCGATATATCTGACGATATTTGGGATAAAGTTAAAAATATAGATGACTCTATAGAACGCTTTGAATTATCCGAAGATATAATAGTTTACAGGGGAACTAAGATGGATTATTATAAAGATGTTAAGGTTGGAGATATAATTGATGCTAAAGTGTTTTATAGCACTTCGTTTTTAGAATATATAGCTCAGGATTTTGCCGATCAACTTAATAATCCAGTTATGTTAGAAATAAAGGTTCCTAGCGGCACTAAATCCCTTTACATAGGCTATAATAGTTCTGTAGGTGATGAAGCAGAATTATTACTCAGCAGGCATTTAAAATATAGAGTTTTGAAAATGGAACTTGGAAGATTATTTTTAGAAGTGGAGGAGTAG
- a CDS encoding YjcQ family protein — translation MVVLAKDDYYVIVYKLLSYLYSCLKKGTYVDIENLRDVIKVDIVDSYWNYIILELYKEGYIDGITKIKYIGDINENVKINKNIRIKPKGIEFLESNSFVAKAKEFIKEAGEILFWL, via the coding sequence GTGGTAGTTTTGGCAAAAGATGATTATTATGTGATTGTATATAAGCTTTTATCTTATTTGTATAGTTGTTTGAAAAAAGGCACATATGTAGACATTGAGAATCTAAGAGATGTTATAAAGGTAGATATAGTAGATTCGTATTGGAATTACATAATTCTAGAGTTATATAAAGAGGGATATATTGATGGAATTACTAAAATTAAATATATAGGTGATATCAATGAGAATGTTAAAATTAACAAAAATATCAGAATTAAGCCTAAAGGAATTGAATTTTTAGAGAGCAATTCATTTGTTGCTAAAGCTAAAGAGTTTATAAAAGAAGCGGGGGAAATATTATTTTGGTTGTAA
- a CDS encoding Panacea domain-containing protein, with amino-acid sequence MRGVMEYAKYFMQKATGLDNTLDGNMKLQKLLTFANLINIALNDEPLFSETMRAFKNGCVIETVRLNYRECYQSLKEASKTFKPNFSNSEFEILDLTLGIFDKLSAKELSNLNHEFEFWENAYKRYKSTNDSVDSNISEDEIKNELHVIKSIIDSYKNRDNSMLVERVNGIDFFYDPKNLDIDGFVFVSGEEVSILDELYEFSLSEEAEDNCYTIYLDEGELVIF; translated from the coding sequence ATGAGAGGTGTTATGGAGTATGCAAAGTATTTTATGCAAAAGGCTACTGGGTTAGATAATACTCTTGATGGTAATATGAAATTGCAAAAACTCTTAACGTTTGCTAATTTAATAAATATCGCTCTAAACGATGAACCTTTATTTAGTGAGACAATGCGAGCATTTAAGAATGGATGTGTAATAGAAACTGTACGTTTAAATTACCGTGAATGCTATCAATCTTTGAAAGAGGCTAGTAAGACATTTAAACCTAATTTTTCAAATTCGGAATTTGAAATTTTAGATTTGACTTTAGGTATATTTGATAAGCTGTCTGCAAAAGAATTATCGAATTTAAATCATGAGTTTGAGTTTTGGGAAAATGCTTATAAAAGATATAAAAGTACCAATGATAGCGTAGACTCAAATATAAGCGAAGATGAAATAAAAAATGAACTTCATGTGATAAAATCCATTATAGATAGTTACAAGAATAGAGATAATAGTATGCTTGTAGAGAGGGTTAATGGTATTGATTTTTTTTATGATCCTAAGAATTTAGATATAGATGGATTTGTTTTTGTATCCGGAGAAGAAGTAAGCATTTTAGATGAACTTTATGAGTTTTCTTTGTCTGAAGAGGCTGAAGATAATTGTTATACTATTTATTTAGATGAAGGGGAGCTTGTTATATTTTGA
- a CDS encoding phage scaffolding protein, translated as MKKDDFLKLGLDDEIAKKCEAASLEELKEYIPKSRFDEVNSAKKKFESDVKDRDKQLEDLKKSTGNIEDLKKQIESLQKENKEKAEHYELEMQKLRVDTKIESTLSNFGARNIRSVKALLDGVDKFKFDKDGNIEGLEDQIKQIKKSDPYLFANNDTSSVKGVKPVESTAEAKSVDVNNMTYSELVSYMSNNPDFKLNN; from the coding sequence ATGAAGAAAGATGATTTTTTAAAATTAGGGTTAGATGACGAAATAGCGAAAAAGTGTGAGGCTGCATCGCTTGAAGAACTTAAAGAGTATATACCAAAAAGTAGGTTTGACGAAGTTAATAGTGCTAAGAAGAAATTTGAATCTGATGTAAAAGATAGAGATAAACAATTGGAGGATCTTAAGAAATCTACAGGTAATATTGAAGATCTTAAAAAGCAGATTGAATCTTTACAAAAAGAAAATAAAGAGAAGGCTGAGCATTATGAATTAGAGATGCAAAAACTTAGAGTAGATACAAAAATAGAGTCTACCTTATCTAATTTTGGTGCGAGGAATATTAGATCTGTTAAAGCATTACTTGATGGGGTTGATAAATTTAAATTTGACAAAGATGGAAATATTGAAGGGTTAGAGGATCAGATTAAGCAAATTAAGAAATCTGATCCTTATTTATTTGCTAATAATGATACATCGTCTGTTAAAGGTGTAAAGCCTGTCGAATCTACAGCTGAGGCTAAATCAGTTGATGTAAATAATATGACGTACTCTGAGTTAGTGTCTTATATGTCTAATAACCCAGATTTTAAACTTAATAATTAG
- a CDS encoding HK97 gp10 family phage protein, producing the protein MSGFNFNDLIALRDKMGKALADTEINNCLLDTTKELGGRLYSGAVRNTIHRPKGTGTLKRGWKSQVNSVANNKCSVDVFNNVPYAIYVEKGHRTRNHKGWVEGQFMLERAENEVKKVMPRLVKSKIDKLLKGGFK; encoded by the coding sequence GTGAGCGGATTTAATTTTAATGATTTGATAGCATTGAGAGATAAGATGGGTAAGGCTCTAGCAGACACAGAAATTAACAACTGCTTATTAGATACAACCAAGGAGCTTGGAGGTAGACTTTATTCGGGTGCTGTACGAAATACAATCCATCGACCTAAAGGTACAGGTACTCTTAAGAGGGGTTGGAAATCTCAGGTTAATAGTGTTGCAAATAACAAGTGTAGTGTTGACGTGTTTAATAATGTACCTTATGCGATTTACGTTGAAAAGGGGCATAGGACTCGAAATCATAAAGGGTGGGTTGAAGGTCAATTTATGCTTGAGAGGGCTGAAAATGAAGTTAAAAAGGTTATGCCTCGGCTAGTTAAAAGTAAAATTGATAAGCTTTTAAAGGGAGGATTTAAGTGA
- a CDS encoding phage tail terminator family protein has protein sequence MIVNSIIDAICITINDEFSDAYTIYTESIKQGFEEPCFFIHNFSATNNLFLGNRYFRESMFCINYFPLEINKKNKECHDIAERLYECLEWLDVGDNLLRGIGLKHDILDGVLNFYVNYNSFEYKPKGTTPMGEVVKNLRVKE, from the coding sequence GTGATAGTAAATAGTATTATAGATGCTATCTGCATTACTATTAACGATGAGTTTAGTGATGCTTATACGATATATACGGAATCTATAAAACAGGGTTTTGAAGAGCCCTGTTTTTTTATACACAATTTTAGTGCTACTAATAATTTGTTTTTGGGCAATCGGTATTTTCGTGAGTCTATGTTTTGCATAAATTATTTCCCTCTCGAAATTAATAAGAAGAATAAAGAGTGCCATGATATAGCTGAGAGATTGTATGAGTGTTTGGAGTGGTTGGATGTTGGTGATAATTTGTTACGTGGTATAGGATTAAAGCATGATATTTTAGATGGAGTGCTTAATTTTTATGTTAATTACAATTCGTTTGAATATAAACCAAAAGGTACTACGCCGATGGGCGAGGTTGTGAAAAATTTGAGAGTGAAGGAGTGA
- a CDS encoding phage tail sheath family protein, with the protein MALGGGTFITQNKVLPGTYINFISVNSASPSLSDRGVVTMPLELDWGIEDAIFEVTPESLEKDAVKLLGYEYTHANLKGLRDLFKNIKLLYAYRLNGGGIKASNIYATAKYCGLRGNDLKIVIKSNIDNQGHYDVMTYLDNVLLDTQTVDDASKLVSNDFVDFKSSATLQEEAGVALTGGTNGTVNGASHQNYLDRVEAYTFNAMGVTSTDDDIKSLYVSFTKRLREDVGAKFQTVIYNKSADYLGVVNLKNRVLDAPESSLVYYVTGLIGGCAVNKSNRNKIYNGEFEVDTNYTQNQLATCIKSGEFVLHRVGDDIRVLDDINSMVSITDEQGDVFKDNQTVRIIDQIANDIAVIFNTKYLGEIPNDSAGRVSLWSDIVKHHEELQKIRAIENFSAEDVTVIQGDTKKAVVVSDAITVVNTMAKLYMTVKVS; encoded by the coding sequence ATGGCTTTAGGTGGAGGTACGTTTATTACTCAAAATAAAGTGTTACCAGGTACTTATATCAATTTTATATCTGTTAATTCTGCAAGCCCTAGTTTATCTGATAGAGGCGTTGTAACTATGCCACTAGAACTTGACTGGGGTATAGAGGATGCCATTTTTGAAGTTACTCCAGAGAGTTTAGAAAAGGATGCTGTTAAACTTTTAGGATATGAATATACGCATGCGAATCTTAAAGGGCTAAGAGATCTATTTAAAAATATAAAGCTGCTCTACGCTTATAGGTTAAATGGGGGAGGTATTAAAGCATCTAACATTTACGCTACAGCTAAATATTGTGGATTAAGAGGTAATGATTTAAAAATAGTCATTAAGAGTAACATAGATAATCAAGGGCATTACGATGTTATGACTTATCTTGATAATGTACTTCTCGACACCCAAACAGTAGATGATGCTAGTAAATTAGTCTCTAATGATTTCGTGGATTTTAAGAGTTCGGCTACCCTACAGGAGGAAGCTGGAGTTGCGTTAACTGGTGGTACTAATGGTACAGTTAACGGAGCATCTCATCAAAATTATTTAGACAGAGTTGAAGCTTATACATTTAACGCTATGGGAGTTACATCCACAGATGATGATATTAAATCTTTGTATGTTAGTTTTACGAAACGTCTTAGGGAAGATGTCGGAGCTAAATTTCAAACTGTAATCTACAATAAATCTGCTGATTATTTGGGGGTTGTTAATCTTAAAAATAGAGTGCTAGATGCTCCTGAGTCCTCCCTTGTATATTATGTTACTGGATTGATTGGTGGGTGTGCTGTTAATAAATCTAATCGTAATAAGATATATAATGGAGAGTTTGAGGTTGACACGAATTATACTCAAAATCAATTAGCGACATGTATTAAGTCGGGAGAGTTCGTCTTGCATAGAGTTGGGGATGATATACGGGTCCTTGACGATATAAACTCGATGGTATCAATAACGGATGAGCAAGGAGATGTGTTTAAGGACAATCAAACTGTACGAATTATTGATCAGATAGCTAATGATATAGCTGTTATATTTAATACTAAGTATCTAGGGGAGATACCAAATGATAGTGCAGGTAGAGTGTCCTTATGGAGTGATATTGTTAAGCACCACGAGGAATTGCAAAAGATTAGAGCAATTGAAAATTTTAGCGCTGAAGATGTTACGGTTATACAAGGGGATACAAAAAAAGCAGTTGTTGTAAGTGATGCTATAACTGTGGTTAATACTATGGCTAAATTATACATGACTGTTAAGGTTTCTTAG
- a CDS encoding phage tail tube protein, with translation MENNVKMHSRDTISAALAECFITIDGSRYNFMQAINLEAKFETSKSEVPILGKPGKGNKKTGWKGTGSATFHYNTSIFRKLMERYKDTGEDIYFDIQITNYDPSNRLGRQTVILYDCNLDNGILGKFDASGEYLDEDMDFTFEDFKIPEEFNMLEGMI, from the coding sequence ATGGAAAATAATGTTAAGATGCATTCGCGCGATACAATATCTGCAGCACTCGCAGAGTGTTTTATAACTATAGATGGCAGTAGATATAATTTTATGCAAGCCATTAATTTAGAGGCAAAGTTTGAAACATCTAAATCAGAGGTACCAATACTTGGAAAGCCCGGTAAAGGTAATAAAAAAACTGGGTGGAAAGGTACTGGATCTGCAACTTTTCACTATAACACGTCTATTTTTCGTAAGCTTATGGAACGTTACAAGGATACAGGAGAGGATATATATTTCGATATACAAATTACTAATTACGATCCTTCGAATAGACTTGGAAGGCAGACAGTTATTTTATATGATTGCAATCTAGACAATGGGATTTTAGGTAAATTTGATGCGTCAGGAGAATATCTAGATGAGGATATGGATTTTACTTTTGAAGATTTCAAAATTCCAGAAGAATTCAATATGTTAGAAGGGATGATTTAA
- a CDS encoding phage tail assembly chaperone: MSKFARFMKKNKILKENTTYAPTKSLLDENGEPVKFTIRPLSTREEGDIRDACTIDVPITGKPNMYRPRLNTTKYLAKTLCACIVDPDLHNKELQDSYGVMSPEELIKEMIDDPGEYQDFANFVQTYTGIDKSLEDEVEEAKN; encoded by the coding sequence ATGTCTAAATTTGCTAGGTTTATGAAGAAAAATAAGATCTTAAAAGAAAATACTACATACGCTCCAACTAAGTCTTTACTTGATGAGAATGGAGAACCTGTAAAGTTTACTATAAGACCTTTATCTACGCGGGAAGAAGGAGATATAAGAGATGCTTGTACGATTGATGTGCCTATTACAGGCAAACCTAATATGTACAGACCAAGACTTAATACCACAAAATATTTAGCTAAAACTCTTTGTGCTTGTATTGTTGATCCGGATCTCCACAATAAAGAGTTACAGGATTCTTATGGAGTTATGAGCCCAGAAGAGTTGATAAAAGAGATGATAGATGATCCAGGAGAGTATCAAGACTTTGCCAATTTTGTTCAGACTTATACAGGCATTGATAAGAGTTTAGAAGATGAGGTGGAAGAGGCAAAAAACTAA